From Pseudomonas alcaligenes, a single genomic window includes:
- a CDS encoding mechanosensitive ion channel family protein has translation MEENALLSAGTAKANQLLELVTTYGAAFAVKILAAIAFWVIGRWLIGFAVGLVQKALGRQKVDPTVLRYLGNFITVTLNILLVIGILGYFGVQTTTFAALIAAVGLAIGMAWSGLLANLAAGGFIIVLRPFKVGDFICAGGVTGTVTEIGLFVTAINTPDNVLTLVGNNKIFSDNIQNYSHNAFRRVDLQAQLSGAADWKAAVALLKQRIAAIDNVLGAPAVDVEILEFNLVGPVLAVRPYCHTDHYWQVYFDTNKVIKDALGEAGFPAPMPAQMVIVQQSGG, from the coding sequence ATGGAAGAAAACGCTCTGCTCAGTGCCGGTACCGCCAAGGCCAACCAGTTACTGGAACTGGTCACCACCTACGGTGCCGCCTTCGCCGTGAAGATCCTCGCCGCCATTGCCTTCTGGGTGATCGGCCGCTGGCTGATCGGCTTCGCCGTCGGCCTGGTGCAGAAGGCCCTGGGCCGGCAGAAAGTCGATCCTACCGTGCTGCGCTACCTGGGTAACTTCATCACGGTGACCCTCAACATCCTCCTGGTGATCGGCATCCTCGGCTACTTCGGGGTGCAGACCACCACTTTCGCCGCGCTGATCGCCGCAGTCGGCCTGGCCATCGGCATGGCCTGGTCCGGGCTGCTGGCCAACCTGGCGGCCGGCGGCTTCATCATCGTCCTGCGGCCGTTCAAGGTCGGCGACTTCATCTGCGCCGGCGGGGTCACCGGCACGGTCACCGAGATCGGCCTGTTCGTCACCGCGATCAACACCCCGGACAACGTGCTGACCCTGGTGGGCAACAACAAGATATTCTCCGACAACATCCAGAACTACTCGCACAACGCCTTCCGCCGGGTCGATCTGCAGGCCCAGCTGTCCGGCGCCGCCGATTGGAAGGCCGCCGTGGCCCTGCTCAAGCAGCGCATCGCGGCCATCGACAACGTGCTGGGCGCGCCGGCGGTGGATGTGGAAATCCTCGAGTTCAACCTGGTCGGGCCGGTGCTGGCGGTGCGTCCCTACTGCCATACCGACCACTACTGGCAGGTCTATTTCGACACCAACAAGGTGATCAAGGACGCCCTGGGCGAGGCCGGCTTCCCGGCGCCGATGCCGGCGCAGATGGTGATAGTGCAGCAGAGCGGCGGCTAG
- a CDS encoding tetratricopeptide repeat protein, producing the protein MPILALLLIACQVVCGLHVVRSGQERYWLYLIIALPGLGCLIYALAIMLPDMLGSRSGRRAVNQLHDRLDPQRHLRALRADLEMSDTRETRVRLADELLRLDQAEEAASHYQTALRGIHSHAPDIMLGLARAQFAGNAAGACRTTLEQLIEHNPQFRSADGHLLYARALARLGDSAKAEEEFQALVAYFAGPEARLYYAQLLRQLGRSDEAHNLLTQIADYARRAPRHYRNLHQDCLGEARRELQELEQAQQQRA; encoded by the coding sequence ATGCCCATACTCGCCCTGCTTCTCATCGCCTGCCAGGTTGTCTGCGGTCTGCACGTCGTGCGCAGCGGCCAGGAACGCTACTGGCTGTACCTGATCATCGCCCTGCCCGGCCTCGGCTGCCTGATCTACGCCCTGGCCATCATGCTGCCGGACATGCTCGGCAGCCGCAGCGGCCGCCGCGCGGTCAACCAGCTGCACGACCGCCTCGACCCGCAGCGCCATCTGCGTGCCCTGCGCGCCGATCTGGAAATGAGTGATACCCGCGAAACCCGCGTGCGCCTGGCCGACGAGCTGCTACGCCTGGATCAGGCCGAGGAAGCCGCCAGCCACTACCAGACGGCCCTGCGCGGCATCCATAGCCACGCCCCGGACATCATGCTCGGCCTGGCCCGCGCCCAGTTCGCCGGCAATGCCGCCGGCGCCTGCCGCACCACCCTGGAACAGCTGATCGAACACAACCCGCAGTTCCGCTCGGCCGACGGCCACCTGCTGTATGCCCGCGCCCTGGCGCGCCTGGGCGACAGCGCCAAGGCCGAAGAAGAGTTCCAGGCCCTGGTCGCCTACTTTGCCGGGCCCGAGGCGCGTCTGTACTACGCACAGTTGCTGCGCCAGCTGGGCCGCAGCGACGAGGCCCACAACCTGCTGACCCAGATCGCCGACTACGCCCGCCGCGCGCCCCGCCACTACCGCAACCTGCACCAGGACTGCCTGGGCGAGGCCCGGCGTGAGCTGCAGGAGCTGGAGCAAGCCCAGCAGCAGCGGGCCTAG
- a CDS encoding TIGR00730 family Rossman fold protein translates to MQLQSVCVFCGASTGSQPIYAEAAALLGRTLAERGLTLIYGGGAVGLMGIVADAALAAGGQVIGIIPQSLERSEIGHKGLTRLEVVDGMHARKARMAELADAFIALPGGLGTLEELFEVWTWGQLGYHGKPLGLLEVNGLYRQLGAFLDHLVGEGFVRPHHRAMLHRSENPVELLDQLGQWQADVAPKWPAGNPG, encoded by the coding sequence ATGCAACTGCAATCCGTCTGCGTCTTCTGCGGCGCCAGCACCGGCAGCCAGCCGATCTACGCCGAAGCCGCCGCCCTGCTCGGCCGCACCCTGGCCGAACGCGGCCTGACCCTGATCTACGGCGGCGGCGCGGTCGGACTGATGGGCATAGTGGCGGACGCCGCCCTGGCTGCCGGCGGCCAGGTCATCGGCATCATCCCGCAAAGCCTGGAACGCTCGGAAATCGGCCACAAGGGCCTCACCCGCCTGGAAGTTGTCGACGGCATGCACGCGCGCAAGGCGCGCATGGCCGAACTGGCCGACGCCTTCATCGCCCTGCCCGGCGGCCTGGGCACCCTGGAAGAACTGTTCGAGGTGTGGACCTGGGGCCAGCTCGGCTACCACGGCAAGCCCCTCGGCCTGCTGGAAGTCAACGGCCTGTACCGCCAGCTCGGCGCCTTCCTCGATCACCTGGTCGGCGAAGGCTTCGTCCGCCCGCACCACCGCGCCATGCTGCACCGCAGCGAAAACCCCGTGGAGCTGCTCGACCAGTTGGGCCAGTGGCAGGCCGACGTGGCGCCCAAGTGGCCGGCCGGCAATCCGGGCTGA
- a CDS encoding HupE/UreJ family protein, which produces MQVRKALYALALFLTPAVAFAHPGHDSYGLLAGVAHPLTGLDHLLAMLAVGLWAAQQQGAARWALPATFVASMLLGGVLGFAGLQIPFMETGIAASVLALGLLVTVAARLPLSLALGMTTLFALSHGLAHGLELPELASPWSYAAGFVAATAILHASGYALVRSLPRAAAPLVRLAGAASAGAGVWLLAG; this is translated from the coding sequence ATGCAAGTACGCAAAGCCCTCTACGCCCTGGCCCTGTTCCTCACCCCGGCTGTGGCCTTCGCCCACCCCGGGCACGACAGCTACGGGCTGCTGGCCGGCGTCGCCCATCCGCTCACCGGCCTCGACCACCTGCTGGCGATGCTCGCCGTCGGCCTGTGGGCCGCGCAGCAGCAGGGCGCCGCACGCTGGGCGCTGCCCGCCACCTTCGTCGCCAGCATGCTGCTGGGCGGCGTGCTGGGTTTTGCCGGGCTGCAGATTCCCTTCATGGAAACCGGCATCGCCGCCTCGGTACTCGCCCTCGGCCTGCTGGTCACCGTGGCCGCGCGCCTGCCGCTGAGCCTGGCCTTGGGCATGACCACGCTGTTCGCCCTCAGCCATGGCCTGGCCCACGGCCTGGAACTGCCGGAACTGGCCAGCCCCTGGAGCTATGCCGCCGGCTTCGTCGCCGCCACCGCGATTCTGCATGCCAGCGGCTATGCCCTGGTGCGCAGTCTGCCCCGAGCGGCCGCGCCACTGGTGCGCCTGGCTGGTGCGGCCTCGGCTGGGGCAGGGGTCTGGCTGCTGGCCGGCTGA
- the ureG gene encoding urease accessory protein UreG, with amino-acid sequence MNSQPLRIGIGGPVGSGKTALTLALCLALRERYNIAVVTNDIYTQEDAQFLVRNEALAPERIIGVETGGCPHTAIREDASINLEAVEQLNQRFPGLDLIIVESGGDNLSATFSPELSDLTLYVIDVSAGDKLPRKGGPGICKSDLLVINKVDLAPMVGASLEVMDRDAKKMRGDKPFVFSNQKVGQGLDEIIAFIERHGMLSAA; translated from the coding sequence ATGAACAGCCAACCCCTGCGTATCGGCATCGGCGGCCCGGTCGGTTCCGGCAAGACCGCCCTGACCCTGGCCCTGTGCCTGGCCCTGCGCGAGCGCTACAACATCGCCGTGGTCACCAACGACATCTACACCCAGGAAGACGCCCAGTTCCTGGTGCGCAACGAAGCCCTGGCGCCGGAGCGGATCATCGGTGTGGAAACCGGCGGCTGCCCGCACACGGCGATCCGCGAGGATGCCTCGATCAACCTGGAAGCAGTGGAGCAGCTCAACCAGCGCTTCCCCGGCCTCGACCTGATCATCGTCGAGTCCGGCGGCGACAACCTGTCCGCCACCTTCAGCCCCGAGCTGTCCGACCTGACCCTGTACGTGATCGACGTCTCCGCCGGCGACAAGCTGCCGCGCAAGGGCGGCCCGGGCATCTGCAAGTCCGACCTGCTGGTGATCAACAAGGTCGACCTGGCGCCCATGGTCGGCGCCTCCCTGGAAGTCATGGATCGCGACGCGAAGAAGATGCGCGGCGACAAGCCGTTCGTGTTCAGCAACCAGAAAGTCGGCCAGGGTCTCGACGAGATCATCGCCTTCATCGAACGCCACGGCATGCTCAGCGCCGCCTAA
- a CDS encoding urease accessory protein UreF: MNPAWALLRLASPQLPIGGYSYSQGLEMAVEQGLVHDPDSAERWLADQLLLNLARFEAPLLLAHCNAAAAQDWAQLSELAARHRASRETRELALESRQMGYSLKQLLDGLPELDQAARAFLAEQGEIGLATAWALAARAWQIAAQDALAAWLWGWLENQLAVLMKTLPLGQQAAQRLTSQLLPTLEQAQRQASALEPAHWGSAAFGLALASMAHERQYSRLFRS; the protein is encoded by the coding sequence ATGAACCCTGCCTGGGCCTTGCTCAGGCTGGCCAGCCCGCAGCTGCCGATCGGTGGCTACAGCTATTCTCAGGGCCTGGAAATGGCCGTGGAACAAGGCCTGGTGCACGACCCAGACAGCGCCGAGCGCTGGCTGGCCGACCAGCTGCTGCTCAATCTGGCGCGCTTCGAAGCGCCGCTGCTGCTGGCCCACTGCAACGCGGCCGCCGCGCAGGACTGGGCGCAGCTGAGCGAGCTGGCGGCACGTCATCGCGCCAGCCGCGAAACCCGCGAGCTGGCCCTGGAGAGCCGGCAGATGGGCTACTCGCTCAAGCAGTTGCTCGACGGCCTGCCGGAGCTGGATCAGGCCGCCCGCGCCTTCCTCGCCGAGCAGGGCGAAATCGGCCTGGCCACGGCCTGGGCCCTGGCCGCCCGCGCCTGGCAGATCGCCGCGCAGGACGCCCTGGCCGCCTGGCTGTGGGGCTGGCTGGAAAACCAGCTGGCAGTGCTGATGAAAACCCTGCCGCTCGGCCAGCAAGCCGCGCAGCGCCTGACCTCGCAACTGCTGCCGACGCTGGAGCAGGCGCAGCGCCAGGCCAGCGCACTCGAACCCGCCCACTGGGGCAGCGCCGCCTTCGGCCTGGCCCTGGCGAGCATGGCGCACGAGCGCCAGTACAGCCGTCTTTTCCGCTCTTGA
- the ureE gene encoding urease accessory protein UreE has product MLVIHHRLGAQPHWDEELHLSFDARSKSRLRCYSAAGEDVGLFLERGQPPLHDGDFLRAEDGRIVRVCARPETLLHVTCASTFELTRAAYHLGNRHVALQLGDGWLRLLDDYVLKAMLDQLGASTCVIEAPFQPEHGAYGGGHHHSHAGDAEFSYAPRLHQFGVRP; this is encoded by the coding sequence ATGCTGGTGATCCACCACCGTCTCGGCGCCCAGCCGCACTGGGACGAAGAGCTGCACCTGAGCTTCGACGCGCGCAGCAAGAGCCGCCTGCGCTGCTATAGCGCCGCCGGCGAAGATGTCGGTCTGTTCCTCGAGCGCGGCCAGCCGCCGCTGCACGATGGCGACTTCCTGCGTGCCGAGGACGGCCGCATCGTGCGCGTCTGTGCGCGCCCGGAAACCCTGCTGCATGTCACCTGCGCCAGCACCTTCGAGCTGACCCGCGCCGCCTACCACCTGGGCAACCGACATGTCGCCCTGCAGCTGGGCGACGGCTGGCTGCGCCTGCTCGACGATTACGTGCTCAAGGCCATGCTCGACCAGCTCGGCGCCAGCACCTGCGTGATCGAGGCGCCGTTCCAGCCCGAACATGGCGCCTACGGCGGCGGCCACCACCATTCCCATGCTGGCGACGCCGAGTTCAGCTACGCGCCGCGCCTGCACCAGTTCGGCGTGCGCCCATGA
- the fabR gene encoding HTH-type transcriptional repressor FabR, with product MSPRAEQKQQTRQALMDAARSLMDSNRGFDSLSLREVSRAAGIVPTGFYRHFEDMDQLGLALVAEVDATFRSTLREVRRSQFEMGSIIEASAHIFLDAVSANRNQFLFLAREQYGGSQSVRQAIGQLRQQITDDLAADLKLLNRTPHLADADLDVVSDLVVKTVFATLPELIDPPAIPLPAHLTPEAKMTQQLRFIFIGAKHWRGLGRRPE from the coding sequence ATGTCGCCACGCGCCGAACAGAAACAGCAGACCCGCCAGGCCCTGATGGATGCCGCACGCAGCCTGATGGACAGCAATCGCGGGTTCGACAGTCTCAGCCTGCGTGAAGTCAGCCGCGCCGCCGGCATCGTGCCGACCGGCTTCTACCGGCACTTCGAGGACATGGATCAGCTCGGCCTGGCACTGGTCGCCGAAGTCGACGCCACCTTCCGCAGCACCCTGCGCGAAGTGCGCCGCAGCCAGTTCGAGATGGGCAGCATCATCGAGGCCAGTGCGCATATCTTCCTCGACGCCGTCAGCGCCAACCGCAACCAGTTCCTGTTCCTCGCCCGCGAGCAGTACGGCGGCTCGCAATCGGTGCGCCAGGCCATCGGCCAGCTGCGCCAGCAGATCACCGACGACCTGGCCGCCGACCTCAAGCTGCTCAACCGCACCCCGCACCTCGCCGATGCGGATCTGGACGTCGTCTCCGACCTGGTGGTGAAGACCGTGTTCGCCACCCTGCCGGAACTGATCGACCCGCCTGCCATCCCGCTCCCCGCGCACCTGACCCCGGAAGCCAAGATGACCCAGCAGCTGCGCTTCATCTTCATCGGCGCCAAGCACTGGCGTGGCCTGGGCCGGCGCCCCGAGTAA
- a CDS encoding flavin reductase family protein, with the protein MTLFPLAWGRALAPLLRPLRWLVAHAWLRESEIDGVLAWLQPTWRLNRVFARVEGREWVSQDMLALRLRCNGNARGWKAGQHVQLYLVLDGVRHSRSYSLTRVGAGGRIELAIRRQPGGRLSNRLLDHLAVGSVLELGAVGGELHWPAQAGGVALLAAGSGITPLLGLLREALARGFSAPVRLLHYVREAGQCAFVGELRQLMQEYPNFSVSWSLTGVQAPAQFPVGRLCAEHLAGLDGFSLLACGSAGFVESVRSYWAGPLQIEAFTAPARRVEPGSAVQLQFVRSRQAMQGDNAHSLLEQAEAHGLRPAHGCRQGICASCTCTLLAGTVRDLRNGELFAEPGQPIRLCINAPHGDVQIDL; encoded by the coding sequence ATGACTCTTTTTCCTCTCGCCTGGGGGCGCGCCTTGGCGCCCCTGTTGCGCCCGCTGCGCTGGCTGGTGGCCCATGCCTGGCTGCGCGAGTCGGAGATCGACGGCGTGCTGGCCTGGCTGCAGCCGACCTGGCGTCTGAACCGGGTATTCGCCCGTGTCGAAGGGCGCGAATGGGTCAGCCAGGACATGCTCGCCTTGCGCCTGCGCTGCAATGGCAACGCTCGGGGCTGGAAGGCCGGCCAGCATGTGCAGCTGTACCTGGTGCTGGATGGCGTGCGCCACAGCCGCAGCTACAGCCTGACCCGCGTCGGCGCCGGCGGGCGCATCGAGCTGGCGATCCGCCGCCAGCCGGGCGGACGGTTGTCCAACCGCCTGCTCGATCACCTGGCCGTCGGCAGCGTGCTGGAGCTGGGCGCGGTGGGTGGCGAGCTGCACTGGCCCGCGCAGGCCGGCGGGGTTGCGCTGCTGGCGGCCGGCAGTGGTATCACGCCGCTGCTCGGTCTGCTGCGCGAAGCGCTGGCGCGCGGCTTCAGCGCGCCGGTGCGACTGCTGCACTACGTGCGCGAGGCTGGGCAGTGCGCCTTCGTCGGCGAGCTGCGTCAGCTGATGCAGGAGTACCCCAATTTCTCGGTGAGCTGGTCGCTGACCGGCGTGCAGGCGCCCGCGCAGTTTCCGGTCGGGCGCCTGTGCGCCGAGCATCTGGCCGGTCTGGACGGTTTCAGCCTGCTGGCCTGCGGCTCGGCCGGTTTCGTCGAGTCGGTGCGCAGCTACTGGGCCGGGCCGTTGCAGATCGAGGCTTTCACTGCCCCGGCGCGCCGCGTCGAGCCCGGCAGCGCGGTGCAGCTGCAGTTCGTGCGTTCGCGCCAGGCCATGCAGGGCGACAACGCGCACAGCCTGCTGGAGCAGGCCGAGGCCCATGGGCTGCGCCCGGCCCACGGCTGTCGCCAGGGCATCTGCGCCAGCTGTACCTGCACCCTGCTGGCCGGCACGGTGCGCGACCTGCGCAACGGCGAGCTGTTCGCCGAACCGGGGCAACCCATCCGCCTGTGCATCAATGCCCCCCATGGCGATGTGCAGATCGATCTCTGA
- a CDS encoding fatty acid desaturase yields the protein MRHDRELTPAELDAFGAELDALRKRILADLGEVDARYIRRVRSAVRLCCWSGRALLMLGWFPPTWLLGSLLLGLGKILENMELGHNVIHGQYDWMNDPEFAGRTYEWDIAGPADFWRHTHNHVHHTWTNVLGMDDDVGYGVVRLFPEQRWKPFYRWQPLWVTLQALLFQYSVAIQHLRLDKLYKGKISRDEVRPLLRQFNAKVLRQWFKDYLVFPLLALAFGANALAVLAGNGLANLLRNLWTFTVIFCGHFTEQAAVFAKESVAGESRGHWYLRQLRGSSNLSGGKLLHILTGNLSHQIEHHLFPDLPARRYAALAVEVQEIAARYGQVYNCGRLSAQFATVLKRIWIYRLPPAPSVG from the coding sequence ATGCGCCATGATCGCGAATTGACCCCAGCCGAGCTCGACGCCTTCGGTGCCGAGCTGGATGCCTTGCGCAAACGCATCCTGGCCGACCTCGGCGAGGTCGATGCGCGCTATATCCGCCGGGTGCGCAGCGCCGTGCGGCTGTGCTGCTGGAGTGGCCGGGCGCTGCTGATGCTCGGCTGGTTCCCGCCGACCTGGTTGCTCGGCAGCCTGCTGTTGGGACTCGGCAAGATCCTCGAGAACATGGAGCTGGGGCACAACGTCATCCATGGCCAGTACGACTGGATGAACGACCCGGAATTCGCCGGACGCACCTATGAATGGGACATAGCCGGGCCGGCTGACTTCTGGCGGCACACCCACAACCACGTACACCACACCTGGACCAATGTGCTGGGCATGGACGACGACGTCGGCTATGGCGTGGTGCGCCTGTTTCCAGAGCAGCGCTGGAAGCCGTTCTACCGCTGGCAGCCGCTGTGGGTGACTCTGCAGGCGTTGCTATTCCAGTACTCGGTGGCGATCCAGCATCTGCGCCTGGACAAGCTGTACAAGGGCAAGATCAGTCGGGACGAGGTACGCCCGCTGCTGCGCCAGTTCAATGCCAAGGTGTTGCGCCAGTGGTTCAAGGACTACCTGGTGTTCCCGCTGCTGGCGCTGGCGTTCGGCGCCAATGCCCTGGCCGTGCTGGCGGGCAATGGGCTGGCCAACCTGCTGCGCAACCTGTGGACTTTCACCGTGATCTTCTGCGGCCACTTCACCGAGCAGGCAGCAGTGTTCGCCAAGGAGTCGGTGGCCGGCGAGAGCCGTGGCCACTGGTACCTGCGCCAGCTGCGCGGGTCGAGCAACCTGTCAGGCGGCAAGTTGCTGCACATCCTGACCGGCAATCTCAGCCACCAGATCGAGCATCACCTGTTCCCCGATCTGCCGGCCCGGCGCTATGCCGCGCTGGCCGTCGAGGTGCAGGAGATCGCCGCGCGCTATGGCCAGGTCTACAACTGCGGGCGACTCTCGGCGCAGTTCGCCACGGTGCTGAAGCGCATCTGGATCTACCGCCTGCCGCCGGCGCCCAGCGTGGGCTGA
- a CDS encoding heme utilization protein produces the protein MNKHIFASLILATLTTSAFALPGKDQPPLIELKPASHATVNESGYERTGGSTVAESGYERTGGSTVAESGYERTGGSTVAESGYERTGGSTVAESGYERTGGSTVAESGYERTGGSTVAESGYERTGGSTVAESGYERTGGSTVAESGYERTGGSTVAESGYERTGGSTVAESGYERTGGSTVAESGYERTGGSTAA, from the coding sequence ATGAACAAGCACATCTTCGCCAGCCTGATCCTGGCCACCCTGACCACCAGCGCCTTCGCCCTGCCGGGCAAAGACCAGCCGCCGCTGATCGAACTGAAGCCAGCCAGCCATGCCACCGTCAATGAAAGCGGCTACGAGCGCACCGGCGGCTCCACCGTGGCCGAAAGCGGTTACGAGCGTACTGGCGGTTCCACCGTCGCCGAAAGCGGTTACGAGCGCACTGGCGGCTCCACCGTGGCCGAAAGCGGCTACGAGCGCACTGGCGGCTCCACCGTCGCTGAAAGCGGCTACGAGCGCACTGGCGGTTCCACCGTGGCCGAAAGCGGTTACGAGCGCACTGGCGGTTCCACCGTCGCTGAAAGTGGTTACGAGCGCACTGGCGGCTCCACCGTCGCTGAAAGCGGTTACGAGCGCACTGGCGGTTCCACCGTGGCCGAAAGCGGTTACGAGCGCACTGGCGGTTCCACCGTCGCTGAAAGTGGTTACGAGCGCACTGGCGGCTCCACCGTCGCTGAAAGCGGTTACGAGCGCACTGGCGGCTCCACCGTCGCCGAAAGCGGTTACGAGCGCACTGGCGGCTCTACTGCGGCATAA
- a CDS encoding bifunctional 2-polyprenyl-6-hydroxyphenol methylase/3-demethylubiquinol 3-O-methyltransferase UbiG, whose amino-acid sequence MHSIERIYPKDFDPHSQDDQHTLRIHLERYEFAAVHLHGPRVLDMACGCGYGTALLAERHPDKLVTGVDIDPAAITYAQQHYQLPNLRYVCADAEQFADSTPFDSIVSLETIEHLPRPQQLIANYARLLGSGGRVIASVPITPTLDGNPHHLHDFSRRSFLALFGQHGLQAQQHLEQIQWWQFKGLFSRRPDKAKQHRSEGVGNAVLLYYRQHPLYLFARLAAMLRYGFSNRYLTCLFTPSKLQS is encoded by the coding sequence ATGCACAGCATCGAGCGGATCTACCCCAAGGATTTCGACCCGCACAGCCAGGATGACCAGCACACCCTGCGCATTCATCTCGAGCGCTACGAGTTCGCCGCCGTCCACCTGCATGGCCCACGGGTGCTCGACATGGCCTGCGGCTGCGGCTACGGCACTGCGCTGTTGGCCGAGCGCCACCCGGACAAGCTGGTCACCGGCGTCGACATCGACCCGGCCGCCATCACCTACGCCCAGCAGCACTACCAGCTGCCCAACCTGCGCTATGTCTGCGCCGATGCAGAGCAGTTCGCCGACAGCACGCCGTTCGACAGCATCGTCAGCCTGGAAACCATCGAGCACCTGCCGCGCCCGCAGCAGCTGATCGCCAACTACGCGCGCCTGCTGGGCAGCGGCGGTCGGGTGATCGCCTCGGTGCCGATTACCCCGACCCTGGACGGTAACCCGCACCACCTGCACGATTTCAGCCGGCGCTCGTTCCTTGCCCTGTTCGGCCAGCATGGCCTGCAGGCGCAGCAGCACCTGGAACAGATCCAGTGGTGGCAGTTCAAGGGCCTGTTCTCGCGGCGCCCGGACAAGGCCAAGCAGCACCGCTCCGAAGGTGTCGGCAATGCCGTGCTGCTGTACTATCGGCAGCACCCGCTGTACCTGTTCGCCCGCCTCGCCGCGATGCTGCGCTACGGCTTCAGCAACCGCTACCTGACCTGTCTGTTCACCCCCAGCAAGCTGCAAAGCTGA
- a CDS encoding lysylphosphatidylglycerol synthase domain-containing protein — protein MMKRSDWIWTLIGLLAVVLSCYLLYKEIRTISLNELSHSLHAIRAHNWLMAAGATAGAYFALAWYDRIAIAHLGKKISWWFITLCSFTTYALAHNIGASVFSGAVVRYRAYSSKGLAPPEIGLLIFFCSFTFALGALLCGGTVLVSQPQLIERVANVSPWLSVALGLLMLGLVALYVLGSWRQFKPWKWGKLHVEYPRLGIVARQLLAGPLELACAAAIIYFALPVESNPGYLVVLGVFLVSFSLALLSHAPGGLGVLEVSFLAAMPELPTADVLAALIVFRVFYLLLPFALSLLVVLGFEWTQWARRRRGD, from the coding sequence ATGATGAAAAGGAGCGACTGGATCTGGACCCTGATCGGTTTGCTCGCCGTCGTGCTCTCCTGCTACCTGCTCTACAAGGAGATTCGCACCATCTCCCTGAACGAGCTGTCGCACAGCCTGCATGCCATTCGCGCGCACAACTGGCTGATGGCCGCAGGCGCCACCGCCGGTGCCTACTTCGCCCTGGCCTGGTACGACCGTATCGCCATCGCCCACCTGGGCAAAAAGATCTCCTGGTGGTTCATCACCCTCTGTTCCTTCACCACCTATGCGCTGGCCCACAACATCGGCGCCTCGGTGTTCTCCGGCGCCGTGGTGCGCTACCGGGCCTATTCCAGCAAGGGCCTGGCGCCACCTGAAATCGGCCTGCTGATCTTCTTCTGCTCCTTCACCTTCGCCCTCGGCGCGTTGCTCTGCGGCGGCACGGTGCTGGTCTCGCAACCGCAACTGATCGAGCGCGTGGCCAATGTCAGCCCCTGGCTGTCGGTGGCCCTCGGCCTGTTGATGCTGGGCCTGGTGGCACTCTATGTGCTCGGCTCCTGGCGCCAGTTCAAGCCATGGAAGTGGGGCAAGCTGCATGTCGAATACCCACGCCTGGGCATAGTTGCCCGCCAGTTGCTGGCCGGCCCGCTGGAGCTGGCCTGCGCCGCGGCGATCATCTATTTCGCCCTGCCGGTGGAGAGCAATCCGGGTTATCTGGTGGTGCTCGGGGTGTTCCTCGTCTCCTTCTCCCTGGCGCTGCTGTCCCATGCCCCAGGCGGCCTCGGCGTACTGGAAGTGAGCTTCCTCGCCGCCATGCCGGAACTGCCCACCGCCGATGTGCTGGCGGCGCTGATCGTGTTCCGGGTGTTCTACCTGCTGCTGCCGTTCGCCCTGTCCCTGCTGGTGGTACTGGGCTTCGAATGGACACAATGGGCCAGGCGCCGACGCGGCGACTGA